TGATGAGTCCAGGCTATGCTGAAGCGTGATGAACGTCTTGGAAGCTGACCCGCCCCACATTTCTTTATTTATTATTTAGATATTTAAGATTATATCCGCGTTTATTGACCTGTGCAAAGTTGATATGGGGATATAGAAAAATTTATATACCCTCATTCGTAATTTCTATATAGAGATAACAATGGTATGTGAATTCCTACCCGTACAATATAAGAAACAATTGTTAGAGATAGCTTCTATTAAAGATTTGATAGAGGTAGGCTATACTCAAAGATCCGCTTACCAGGCTAAAGAGAGAGGCGTAATAAGTGATGAAAGGTGTGAGAAATTAATTCACATTTTGGGAGATAGAGCAAAGAACGTGCTAATTGAAGCGTTAAATGAGTTTACGTCTCAATTAAACAAATTAGGAATTGCTGCTAGCAGCAGTTCAATAGACTGTGGCAAAATCAATGAAATTAATAGTAAACTTAATGAGATTCTACAATTGTTGAAGACTAATAAAAAGACTACTAGAGATTTGGATAAGGTTTATGATTTTATAAAATGATGATTTAGGTTATGCCACGATAAAGGATTTAAGAGAACAGTTGGGAACTACAAAGCCTTATAAATTGTTTCAATGTAATGTGTGATATTATCGGACGAGGAAATAAGACAGATGGCTCAATGGTGTTTGATAGTGTAATTACTAAGCTACGCTACAAAAAATCATTATAACATTATAATGTACTTTCGGCATTAAGTACAGTGATTAGTATATATATTGAAATATAAAATTTATAGCTTAATAATGACATTTTCAAACGCCATTGACTTTTATCCTAAAAAATTATGTCATGAACTCGTTAAAATCATCTATAATAACTAAATGAGGTGAAGAAAGAACGTTCTTAACTATCCAATAGTCTTTATTTTTATAGCAAACTAATTGATAATCCAGTTTTATTCCATTAAGTTCTTCACCAAATGAGTAAAGAATTTTTAATCCTTTTCTATCTAGGCAATTCTCACTAATTATTAAAATATCCAGATCACTAGCGGGATAATAATTTCCTTTAATCCTACTACCGTGGAGAATTATAGCTATCTTTCCAAATATCGGTCTAATCTTTTCCGCTAATTGAATGAAGAAGATTTTCTCCAAATTTTATCACCATTAATGCAGTATTTAAACACTCCTCTGCATCCTGTCTATTATATGTATAAGATAGATTATATCTTGAAACTAGGTATTCATTACTTATATCTTTTAGTTTGTCCCTATCATTCCTTATAAAATCTTCAATAATTTCAAGATCCTTTCTTTTTAACCTTATATAGCTTAAAATTTCCCTAATGTCATGGACTGTGGGAAAACTTCCAACTAACGAAATACTAACTCCTTTAATATACAATTTAGCTGAAAGGCTAGAAAGGAAGCAAGCTTCAGAGTAAAATCCTTTTTCAAGCGAAATCTTAGCTAATTCTAAGTATCTCTTGGCTTTCTCCATTAATTCGTTAGCTTCACTG
The genomic region above belongs to Saccharolobus caldissimus and contains:
- a CDS encoding HEPN domain-containing protein, which gives rise to MVSSEANELMEKAKRYLELAKISLEKGFYSEACFLSSLSAKLYIKGVSISLVGSFPTVHDIREILSYIRLKRKDLEIIEDFIRNDRDKLKDISNEYLVSRYNLSYTYNRQDAEECLNTALMVIKFGENLLHSISGKD
- a CDS encoding nucleotidyltransferase domain-containing protein produces the protein MEKIFFIQLAEKIRPIFGKIAIILHGSRIKGNYYPASDLDILIISENCLDRKGLKILYSFGEELNGIKLDYQLVCYKNKDYWIVKNVLSSPHLVIIDDFNEFMT